One window of the Anoplolepis gracilipes chromosome 9, ASM4749672v1, whole genome shotgun sequence genome contains the following:
- the Sw gene encoding cytoplasmic dynein 1 intermediate chain isoform X6 codes for MMSDRKAELERKKAKLQAIREEKERRRREKEQKDVEEATVRAAGTDKDQRKEIDAMLSSLGVAPVSDVLSSLSSMSSLTPEQSANATPDASLQPSSINSAQSSASRRKNRELTIVSVAHTNIPPKEPVVYSKQTQTIQTTHTSHDGLSTSSSAYTIYSSCSTTTPTHSCSAGYFETDWWRPRKGGSAPNYLYEYNLNPGLEWEDEFTAEDEENSLPHMDGFQSKLPPGILPHGLPQVKEVQPAVTQVEQEKEKEKPKKEVRELSEEEKQMIILSEDFQRFLDRTSRIVERALGESVDIYTDYTGTMDEDGMDEKSHQRLWLNRSFICERWSRNRCVTSMDWSPQFPELLAASYNNNDDTPNDPDGVCLIWNTKFKKTTPEFIFHCQSPVMSTTFARFHPNLILGGTYSGQIVLWDNRVQKRTPIQRTPLSATAHTHPVYCLSVVGTQNAHNLISISTDGKLCSWSLDMLSQPQEALELHTKQSKAIAATCLAFPHGDVNNFVMGSEDGTVYSACRHGNRAGLTETYEGHQGPVTGISAHAVQGGIDFSHLFLTSSLDWTIKLWSLKENKPLYSFEHNGDYVYDVAWSPTHPALFASVDDSGRLDLWNLNQDTEVPTASVVVDGCPALNRVSWTPSGLHVTVGDDTGKIWVYDVAEHLAHPRIDEWNKFLYTQQDLKNNKADEELDKLNLSSGPSSLTSMTSISSVPLR; via the exons ATGATGTCTGATCGGAAAGCTGagttagaaagaaagaaggcaAAGTTGCAAGCTATTagggaagaaaaggaaagacgCAGGAGGGAAAAAGAACAGAAAgat GTAGAGGAAGCGACTGTCAGAGCTGCTGGCACTGACAAAGATCAACGGAAGGAGATAGATGCAATGCTGTCCTCCTTGGGTGTAGCACCGGTATCag ACGTACTATCTAGTTTATCTAGTATGAGTTCTTTAACTCCGGAACAAAGTGCCAATGCTACACCAGATGCCAGTTTGCAACCTTCTAGTATAAATTCTGCTCAAAG CAGCGCAAGTCGAAGGAAGAATCGGGAGCTCACAATAGTTTCTGTAGCACATACAAACATTCCACCAAAAGAACCAGTTGTTTACAGCAAGCAAACGCAGACCATTCAGACAACGCATACATCTCACGACG GACTGTCCACATCGTCCTCTGCATACACCATCTACTCCTCCTGTTCAACAACAACACCAACTCACTCTTGCTCCGCAGGCTACTTTGAGACTGACTGGTGGCGTCCCAGGAAAGGTGGGTCTGCACCAAACTACCTAT ACGAGTACAATCTAAATCCTGGTTTAGAATGGGAGGACGAATTTACAG CCGAAGACGAAGAAAATAGCTTGCCGCACATGGATGGTTTCCAAAGTAAGCTCCCACCAGGAATTCTCCCTCATGGATTACCGCAAGTTAAAGAAGTCCAGCCTGCCGTGACACAAGTAgagcaagagaaagagaaagaaaaacccAAGAAAGAGG TACGAGAGCTTAGTGAAGAAGAGAAGCAAATGATTATTCTGTCCGAGGACTTCCAACGATTCCTCGATCGCACTAGTAGGATTGTAGAAAGAGCATTAGGCGAATCAGTCGACATTTACACTGATTATACTGGTACTATGGATGAAGATGGAAT GGATGAGAAGAGTCATCAACGACTTTGGTTAAATCGTTCGTTTATCTGCGAACGATGGTCCCGTAATCGTTGTGTGACCTCTATGGATTGGTCGCCCCAATTCCCTGAGCTTTTAGCGGCTTCGTACAACAACAACGACGACACTCCCAACGATCCTGATGGAGTGTGCCTAATCTGGAACACGAAATTCAAGAAAACAACCCCGGAATTTATCTTTCACTGTCAATCGCCCGTTATGTCTACCACGTTTGCCAGATTCCACCCGAATTTAATCCTGGGTGGTACCTATTCCGGCCAGATTGTACTTTGGGATAATCGAGTGCAGAAGAGAACTCCCATACAGCGTACTCCCCTATCTGCTACCGCGCACACT CACCCTGTATACTGCTTGAGCGTCGTTGGAACACAAAACGCACACAATCTGATCAGTATCTCGACGGATGGAAAATTATGCTCATGGAGTCTGGATATGTTATCACAACCGCAGGAAGCATTGGAGTTGCATACGAAGCAATCGAAAGCGATTGCTGCTACATGCTTAGCCTTTCCGCATGGTgacgttaataattttgtcatggGAAGCGAGGATGGAACTGTATATTCAG CCTGCCGACACGGTAACCGTGCCGGCTTGACAGAAACATACGAAGGTCATCAGGGACCGGTTACCGGTATTAGTGCACACGCAGTACAGGGCGGAATAGATTTCTCCCATCTATTCCTAACGTCTTCCCTTGATTGGACTATTAAACTCTGGAGCCTTAAGGAGAATAAGCCGCTCTATTCTTTCGAGCACAATGGCGACTACGTTTACGACGTCGCCTGGTCGCCAACACATCCGGCGCTCTTTGCTTCTGTTGATGATTCAGGAAGGCTGGATTTGTGGAATCTGAACCAGGATACGGAGGTACCTACCGCTAGCGTTGTTGTCGATGGGTGTCCGGCTCTGAATAGAGTATCATGGACGCCAAGCGGATTGCACGTTACTGTCGGAGATGACACGGGTAAAATATGGGTTTATGACGTCGCCGAG cATCTAGCTCATCCAAGGATTGATGAATGGAACAAGTTTTTGTACACGCAGCAGGATCTAAAAAACAACAAAGCAGATGAAGAATTGGATAAACTTAATCTTAGTTCTGGACCGTCTTCATTAACATCTATGACATCTATTTCATCAGTTCCtctgagataa
- the Sw gene encoding cytoplasmic dynein 1 intermediate chain isoform X22 — protein MMSDRKAELERKKAKLQAIREEKERRRREKEQKDVEEATVRAAGTDKDQRKEIDAMLSSLGVAPVSDVLSSLSSMSSLTPEQSANATPDASLQPSSINSAQSASRRKNRELTIVSVAHTNIPPKEPVVYSKQTQTIQTTHTSHDGYFETDWWRPRKAHAFDYYDEYNLNPGLEWEDEFTAEDEENSLPHMDGFQSKLPPGILPHGLPQVKEVQPAVTQVEQEKEKEKPKKEVRELSEEEKQMIILSEDFQRFLDRTSRIVERALGESVDIYTDYTGTMDEDGMDEKSHQRLWLNRSFICERWSRNRCVTSMDWSPQFPELLAASYNNNDDTPNDPDGVCLIWNTKFKKTTPEFIFHCQSPVMSTTFARFHPNLILGGTYSGQIVLWDNRVQKRTPIQRTPLSATAHTHPVYCLSVVGTQNAHNLISISTDGKLCSWSLDMLSQPQEALELHTKQSKAIAATCLAFPHGDVNNFVMGSEDGTVYSACRHGNRAGLTETYEGHQGPVTGISAHAVQGGIDFSHLFLTSSLDWTIKLWSLKENKPLYSFEHNGDYVYDVAWSPTHPALFASVDDSGRLDLWNLNQDTEVPTASVVVDGCPALNRVSWTPSGLHVTVGDDTGKIWVYDVAEHLAHPRIDEWNKFLYTQQDLKNNKADEELDKLNLSSGPSSLTSMTSISSVPLR, from the exons ATGATGTCTGATCGGAAAGCTGagttagaaagaaagaaggcaAAGTTGCAAGCTATTagggaagaaaaggaaagacgCAGGAGGGAAAAAGAACAGAAAgat GTAGAGGAAGCGACTGTCAGAGCTGCTGGCACTGACAAAGATCAACGGAAGGAGATAGATGCAATGCTGTCCTCCTTGGGTGTAGCACCGGTATCag ACGTACTATCTAGTTTATCTAGTATGAGTTCTTTAACTCCGGAACAAAGTGCCAATGCTACACCAGATGCCAGTTTGCAACCTTCTAGTATAAATTCTGCTCAAAG CGCAAGTCGAAGGAAGAATCGGGAGCTCACAATAGTTTCTGTAGCACATACAAACATTCCACCAAAAGAACCAGTTGTTTACAGCAAGCAAACGCAGACCATTCAGACAACGCATACATCTCACGACG GCTACTTTGAGACTGACTGGTGGCGTCCCAGGAAAG CTCATGCATTCGACTATTACG ACGAGTACAATCTAAATCCTGGTTTAGAATGGGAGGACGAATTTACAG CCGAAGACGAAGAAAATAGCTTGCCGCACATGGATGGTTTCCAAAGTAAGCTCCCACCAGGAATTCTCCCTCATGGATTACCGCAAGTTAAAGAAGTCCAGCCTGCCGTGACACAAGTAgagcaagagaaagagaaagaaaaacccAAGAAAGAGG TACGAGAGCTTAGTGAAGAAGAGAAGCAAATGATTATTCTGTCCGAGGACTTCCAACGATTCCTCGATCGCACTAGTAGGATTGTAGAAAGAGCATTAGGCGAATCAGTCGACATTTACACTGATTATACTGGTACTATGGATGAAGATGGAAT GGATGAGAAGAGTCATCAACGACTTTGGTTAAATCGTTCGTTTATCTGCGAACGATGGTCCCGTAATCGTTGTGTGACCTCTATGGATTGGTCGCCCCAATTCCCTGAGCTTTTAGCGGCTTCGTACAACAACAACGACGACACTCCCAACGATCCTGATGGAGTGTGCCTAATCTGGAACACGAAATTCAAGAAAACAACCCCGGAATTTATCTTTCACTGTCAATCGCCCGTTATGTCTACCACGTTTGCCAGATTCCACCCGAATTTAATCCTGGGTGGTACCTATTCCGGCCAGATTGTACTTTGGGATAATCGAGTGCAGAAGAGAACTCCCATACAGCGTACTCCCCTATCTGCTACCGCGCACACT CACCCTGTATACTGCTTGAGCGTCGTTGGAACACAAAACGCACACAATCTGATCAGTATCTCGACGGATGGAAAATTATGCTCATGGAGTCTGGATATGTTATCACAACCGCAGGAAGCATTGGAGTTGCATACGAAGCAATCGAAAGCGATTGCTGCTACATGCTTAGCCTTTCCGCATGGTgacgttaataattttgtcatggGAAGCGAGGATGGAACTGTATATTCAG CCTGCCGACACGGTAACCGTGCCGGCTTGACAGAAACATACGAAGGTCATCAGGGACCGGTTACCGGTATTAGTGCACACGCAGTACAGGGCGGAATAGATTTCTCCCATCTATTCCTAACGTCTTCCCTTGATTGGACTATTAAACTCTGGAGCCTTAAGGAGAATAAGCCGCTCTATTCTTTCGAGCACAATGGCGACTACGTTTACGACGTCGCCTGGTCGCCAACACATCCGGCGCTCTTTGCTTCTGTTGATGATTCAGGAAGGCTGGATTTGTGGAATCTGAACCAGGATACGGAGGTACCTACCGCTAGCGTTGTTGTCGATGGGTGTCCGGCTCTGAATAGAGTATCATGGACGCCAAGCGGATTGCACGTTACTGTCGGAGATGACACGGGTAAAATATGGGTTTATGACGTCGCCGAG cATCTAGCTCATCCAAGGATTGATGAATGGAACAAGTTTTTGTACACGCAGCAGGATCTAAAAAACAACAAAGCAGATGAAGAATTGGATAAACTTAATCTTAGTTCTGGACCGTCTTCATTAACATCTATGACATCTATTTCATCAGTTCCtctgagataa
- the Sw gene encoding cytoplasmic dynein 1 intermediate chain isoform X37: MMSDRKAELERKKAKLQAIREEKERRRREKEQKDVEEATVRAAGTDKDQRKEIDAMLSSLGVAPVSDVLSSLSSMSSLTPEQSANATPDASLQPSSINSAQSSASRRKNRELTIVSVAHTNIPPKEPVVYSKQTQTIQTTHTSHDVLTFDDGQAEDEENSLPHMDGFQSKLPPGILPHGLPQVKEVQPAVTQVEQEKEKEKPKKEVRELSEEEKQMIILSEDFQRFLDRTSRIVERALGESVDIYTDYTGTMDEDGMDEKSHQRLWLNRSFICERWSRNRCVTSMDWSPQFPELLAASYNNNDDTPNDPDGVCLIWNTKFKKTTPEFIFHCQSPVMSTTFARFHPNLILGGTYSGQIVLWDNRVQKRTPIQRTPLSATAHTHPVYCLSVVGTQNAHNLISISTDGKLCSWSLDMLSQPQEALELHTKQSKAIAATCLAFPHGDVNNFVMGSEDGTVYSACRHGNRAGLTETYEGHQGPVTGISAHAVQGGIDFSHLFLTSSLDWTIKLWSLKENKPLYSFEHNGDYVYDVAWSPTHPALFASVDDSGRLDLWNLNQDTEVPTASVVVDGCPALNRVSWTPSGLHVTVGDDTGKIWVYDVAEHLAHPRIDEWNKFLYTQQDLKNNKADEELDKLNLSSGPSSLTSMTSISSVPLR, from the exons ATGATGTCTGATCGGAAAGCTGagttagaaagaaagaaggcaAAGTTGCAAGCTATTagggaagaaaaggaaagacgCAGGAGGGAAAAAGAACAGAAAgat GTAGAGGAAGCGACTGTCAGAGCTGCTGGCACTGACAAAGATCAACGGAAGGAGATAGATGCAATGCTGTCCTCCTTGGGTGTAGCACCGGTATCag ACGTACTATCTAGTTTATCTAGTATGAGTTCTTTAACTCCGGAACAAAGTGCCAATGCTACACCAGATGCCAGTTTGCAACCTTCTAGTATAAATTCTGCTCAAAG CAGCGCAAGTCGAAGGAAGAATCGGGAGCTCACAATAGTTTCTGTAGCACATACAAACATTCCACCAAAAGAACCAGTTGTTTACAGCAAGCAAACGCAGACCATTCAGACAACGCATACATCTCACGACG TTTTGACATTTGATGATGGCCAAGCCGAAGACGAAGAAAATAGCTTGCCGCACATGGATGGTTTCCAAAGTAAGCTCCCACCAGGAATTCTCCCTCATGGATTACCGCAAGTTAAAGAAGTCCAGCCTGCCGTGACACAAGTAgagcaagagaaagagaaagaaaaacccAAGAAAGAGG TACGAGAGCTTAGTGAAGAAGAGAAGCAAATGATTATTCTGTCCGAGGACTTCCAACGATTCCTCGATCGCACTAGTAGGATTGTAGAAAGAGCATTAGGCGAATCAGTCGACATTTACACTGATTATACTGGTACTATGGATGAAGATGGAAT GGATGAGAAGAGTCATCAACGACTTTGGTTAAATCGTTCGTTTATCTGCGAACGATGGTCCCGTAATCGTTGTGTGACCTCTATGGATTGGTCGCCCCAATTCCCTGAGCTTTTAGCGGCTTCGTACAACAACAACGACGACACTCCCAACGATCCTGATGGAGTGTGCCTAATCTGGAACACGAAATTCAAGAAAACAACCCCGGAATTTATCTTTCACTGTCAATCGCCCGTTATGTCTACCACGTTTGCCAGATTCCACCCGAATTTAATCCTGGGTGGTACCTATTCCGGCCAGATTGTACTTTGGGATAATCGAGTGCAGAAGAGAACTCCCATACAGCGTACTCCCCTATCTGCTACCGCGCACACT CACCCTGTATACTGCTTGAGCGTCGTTGGAACACAAAACGCACACAATCTGATCAGTATCTCGACGGATGGAAAATTATGCTCATGGAGTCTGGATATGTTATCACAACCGCAGGAAGCATTGGAGTTGCATACGAAGCAATCGAAAGCGATTGCTGCTACATGCTTAGCCTTTCCGCATGGTgacgttaataattttgtcatggGAAGCGAGGATGGAACTGTATATTCAG CCTGCCGACACGGTAACCGTGCCGGCTTGACAGAAACATACGAAGGTCATCAGGGACCGGTTACCGGTATTAGTGCACACGCAGTACAGGGCGGAATAGATTTCTCCCATCTATTCCTAACGTCTTCCCTTGATTGGACTATTAAACTCTGGAGCCTTAAGGAGAATAAGCCGCTCTATTCTTTCGAGCACAATGGCGACTACGTTTACGACGTCGCCTGGTCGCCAACACATCCGGCGCTCTTTGCTTCTGTTGATGATTCAGGAAGGCTGGATTTGTGGAATCTGAACCAGGATACGGAGGTACCTACCGCTAGCGTTGTTGTCGATGGGTGTCCGGCTCTGAATAGAGTATCATGGACGCCAAGCGGATTGCACGTTACTGTCGGAGATGACACGGGTAAAATATGGGTTTATGACGTCGCCGAG cATCTAGCTCATCCAAGGATTGATGAATGGAACAAGTTTTTGTACACGCAGCAGGATCTAAAAAACAACAAAGCAGATGAAGAATTGGATAAACTTAATCTTAGTTCTGGACCGTCTTCATTAACATCTATGACATCTATTTCATCAGTTCCtctgagataa
- the Sw gene encoding cytoplasmic dynein 1 intermediate chain isoform X21, whose translation MMSDRKAELERKKAKLQAIREEKERRRREKEQKDVEEATVRAAGTDKDQRKEIDAMLSSLGVAPVSDVLSSLSSMSSLTPEQSANATPDASLQPSSINSAQSSASRRKNRELTIVSVAHTNIPPKEPVVYSKQTQTIQTTHTSHDGYFETDWWRPRKGGSAPNYLSHAFDYYVLTFDDGQAEDEENSLPHMDGFQSKLPPGILPHGLPQVKEVQPAVTQVEQEKEKEKPKKEVRELSEEEKQMIILSEDFQRFLDRTSRIVERALGESVDIYTDYTGTMDEDGMDEKSHQRLWLNRSFICERWSRNRCVTSMDWSPQFPELLAASYNNNDDTPNDPDGVCLIWNTKFKKTTPEFIFHCQSPVMSTTFARFHPNLILGGTYSGQIVLWDNRVQKRTPIQRTPLSATAHTHPVYCLSVVGTQNAHNLISISTDGKLCSWSLDMLSQPQEALELHTKQSKAIAATCLAFPHGDVNNFVMGSEDGTVYSACRHGNRAGLTETYEGHQGPVTGISAHAVQGGIDFSHLFLTSSLDWTIKLWSLKENKPLYSFEHNGDYVYDVAWSPTHPALFASVDDSGRLDLWNLNQDTEVPTASVVVDGCPALNRVSWTPSGLHVTVGDDTGKIWVYDVAEHLAHPRIDEWNKFLYTQQDLKNNKADEELDKLNLSSGPSSLTSMTSISSVPLR comes from the exons ATGATGTCTGATCGGAAAGCTGagttagaaagaaagaaggcaAAGTTGCAAGCTATTagggaagaaaaggaaagacgCAGGAGGGAAAAAGAACAGAAAgat GTAGAGGAAGCGACTGTCAGAGCTGCTGGCACTGACAAAGATCAACGGAAGGAGATAGATGCAATGCTGTCCTCCTTGGGTGTAGCACCGGTATCag ACGTACTATCTAGTTTATCTAGTATGAGTTCTTTAACTCCGGAACAAAGTGCCAATGCTACACCAGATGCCAGTTTGCAACCTTCTAGTATAAATTCTGCTCAAAG CAGCGCAAGTCGAAGGAAGAATCGGGAGCTCACAATAGTTTCTGTAGCACATACAAACATTCCACCAAAAGAACCAGTTGTTTACAGCAAGCAAACGCAGACCATTCAGACAACGCATACATCTCACGACG GCTACTTTGAGACTGACTGGTGGCGTCCCAGGAAAGGTGGGTCTGCACCAAACTACCTAT CTCATGCATTCGACTATTACG TTTTGACATTTGATGATGGCCAAGCCGAAGACGAAGAAAATAGCTTGCCGCACATGGATGGTTTCCAAAGTAAGCTCCCACCAGGAATTCTCCCTCATGGATTACCGCAAGTTAAAGAAGTCCAGCCTGCCGTGACACAAGTAgagcaagagaaagagaaagaaaaacccAAGAAAGAGG TACGAGAGCTTAGTGAAGAAGAGAAGCAAATGATTATTCTGTCCGAGGACTTCCAACGATTCCTCGATCGCACTAGTAGGATTGTAGAAAGAGCATTAGGCGAATCAGTCGACATTTACACTGATTATACTGGTACTATGGATGAAGATGGAAT GGATGAGAAGAGTCATCAACGACTTTGGTTAAATCGTTCGTTTATCTGCGAACGATGGTCCCGTAATCGTTGTGTGACCTCTATGGATTGGTCGCCCCAATTCCCTGAGCTTTTAGCGGCTTCGTACAACAACAACGACGACACTCCCAACGATCCTGATGGAGTGTGCCTAATCTGGAACACGAAATTCAAGAAAACAACCCCGGAATTTATCTTTCACTGTCAATCGCCCGTTATGTCTACCACGTTTGCCAGATTCCACCCGAATTTAATCCTGGGTGGTACCTATTCCGGCCAGATTGTACTTTGGGATAATCGAGTGCAGAAGAGAACTCCCATACAGCGTACTCCCCTATCTGCTACCGCGCACACT CACCCTGTATACTGCTTGAGCGTCGTTGGAACACAAAACGCACACAATCTGATCAGTATCTCGACGGATGGAAAATTATGCTCATGGAGTCTGGATATGTTATCACAACCGCAGGAAGCATTGGAGTTGCATACGAAGCAATCGAAAGCGATTGCTGCTACATGCTTAGCCTTTCCGCATGGTgacgttaataattttgtcatggGAAGCGAGGATGGAACTGTATATTCAG CCTGCCGACACGGTAACCGTGCCGGCTTGACAGAAACATACGAAGGTCATCAGGGACCGGTTACCGGTATTAGTGCACACGCAGTACAGGGCGGAATAGATTTCTCCCATCTATTCCTAACGTCTTCCCTTGATTGGACTATTAAACTCTGGAGCCTTAAGGAGAATAAGCCGCTCTATTCTTTCGAGCACAATGGCGACTACGTTTACGACGTCGCCTGGTCGCCAACACATCCGGCGCTCTTTGCTTCTGTTGATGATTCAGGAAGGCTGGATTTGTGGAATCTGAACCAGGATACGGAGGTACCTACCGCTAGCGTTGTTGTCGATGGGTGTCCGGCTCTGAATAGAGTATCATGGACGCCAAGCGGATTGCACGTTACTGTCGGAGATGACACGGGTAAAATATGGGTTTATGACGTCGCCGAG cATCTAGCTCATCCAAGGATTGATGAATGGAACAAGTTTTTGTACACGCAGCAGGATCTAAAAAACAACAAAGCAGATGAAGAATTGGATAAACTTAATCTTAGTTCTGGACCGTCTTCATTAACATCTATGACATCTATTTCATCAGTTCCtctgagataa
- the Sw gene encoding cytoplasmic dynein 1 intermediate chain isoform X28: MMSDRKAELERKKAKLQAIREEKERRRREKEQKDVEEATVRAAGTDKDQRKEIDAMLSSLGVAPVSDVLSSLSSMSSLTPEQSANATPDASLQPSSINSAQSASRRKNRELTIVSVAHTNIPPKEPVVYSKQTQTIQTTHTSHDDEYNLNPGLEWEDEFTVLTFDDGQAEDEENSLPHMDGFQSKLPPGILPHGLPQVKEVQPAVTQVEQEKEKEKPKKEVRELSEEEKQMIILSEDFQRFLDRTSRIVERALGESVDIYTDYTGTMDEDGMDEKSHQRLWLNRSFICERWSRNRCVTSMDWSPQFPELLAASYNNNDDTPNDPDGVCLIWNTKFKKTTPEFIFHCQSPVMSTTFARFHPNLILGGTYSGQIVLWDNRVQKRTPIQRTPLSATAHTHPVYCLSVVGTQNAHNLISISTDGKLCSWSLDMLSQPQEALELHTKQSKAIAATCLAFPHGDVNNFVMGSEDGTVYSACRHGNRAGLTETYEGHQGPVTGISAHAVQGGIDFSHLFLTSSLDWTIKLWSLKENKPLYSFEHNGDYVYDVAWSPTHPALFASVDDSGRLDLWNLNQDTEVPTASVVVDGCPALNRVSWTPSGLHVTVGDDTGKIWVYDVAEHLAHPRIDEWNKFLYTQQDLKNNKADEELDKLNLSSGPSSLTSMTSISSVPLR; the protein is encoded by the exons ATGATGTCTGATCGGAAAGCTGagttagaaagaaagaaggcaAAGTTGCAAGCTATTagggaagaaaaggaaagacgCAGGAGGGAAAAAGAACAGAAAgat GTAGAGGAAGCGACTGTCAGAGCTGCTGGCACTGACAAAGATCAACGGAAGGAGATAGATGCAATGCTGTCCTCCTTGGGTGTAGCACCGGTATCag ACGTACTATCTAGTTTATCTAGTATGAGTTCTTTAACTCCGGAACAAAGTGCCAATGCTACACCAGATGCCAGTTTGCAACCTTCTAGTATAAATTCTGCTCAAAG CGCAAGTCGAAGGAAGAATCGGGAGCTCACAATAGTTTCTGTAGCACATACAAACATTCCACCAAAAGAACCAGTTGTTTACAGCAAGCAAACGCAGACCATTCAGACAACGCATACATCTCACGACG ACGAGTACAATCTAAATCCTGGTTTAGAATGGGAGGACGAATTTACAG TTTTGACATTTGATGATGGCCAAGCCGAAGACGAAGAAAATAGCTTGCCGCACATGGATGGTTTCCAAAGTAAGCTCCCACCAGGAATTCTCCCTCATGGATTACCGCAAGTTAAAGAAGTCCAGCCTGCCGTGACACAAGTAgagcaagagaaagagaaagaaaaacccAAGAAAGAGG TACGAGAGCTTAGTGAAGAAGAGAAGCAAATGATTATTCTGTCCGAGGACTTCCAACGATTCCTCGATCGCACTAGTAGGATTGTAGAAAGAGCATTAGGCGAATCAGTCGACATTTACACTGATTATACTGGTACTATGGATGAAGATGGAAT GGATGAGAAGAGTCATCAACGACTTTGGTTAAATCGTTCGTTTATCTGCGAACGATGGTCCCGTAATCGTTGTGTGACCTCTATGGATTGGTCGCCCCAATTCCCTGAGCTTTTAGCGGCTTCGTACAACAACAACGACGACACTCCCAACGATCCTGATGGAGTGTGCCTAATCTGGAACACGAAATTCAAGAAAACAACCCCGGAATTTATCTTTCACTGTCAATCGCCCGTTATGTCTACCACGTTTGCCAGATTCCACCCGAATTTAATCCTGGGTGGTACCTATTCCGGCCAGATTGTACTTTGGGATAATCGAGTGCAGAAGAGAACTCCCATACAGCGTACTCCCCTATCTGCTACCGCGCACACT CACCCTGTATACTGCTTGAGCGTCGTTGGAACACAAAACGCACACAATCTGATCAGTATCTCGACGGATGGAAAATTATGCTCATGGAGTCTGGATATGTTATCACAACCGCAGGAAGCATTGGAGTTGCATACGAAGCAATCGAAAGCGATTGCTGCTACATGCTTAGCCTTTCCGCATGGTgacgttaataattttgtcatggGAAGCGAGGATGGAACTGTATATTCAG CCTGCCGACACGGTAACCGTGCCGGCTTGACAGAAACATACGAAGGTCATCAGGGACCGGTTACCGGTATTAGTGCACACGCAGTACAGGGCGGAATAGATTTCTCCCATCTATTCCTAACGTCTTCCCTTGATTGGACTATTAAACTCTGGAGCCTTAAGGAGAATAAGCCGCTCTATTCTTTCGAGCACAATGGCGACTACGTTTACGACGTCGCCTGGTCGCCAACACATCCGGCGCTCTTTGCTTCTGTTGATGATTCAGGAAGGCTGGATTTGTGGAATCTGAACCAGGATACGGAGGTACCTACCGCTAGCGTTGTTGTCGATGGGTGTCCGGCTCTGAATAGAGTATCATGGACGCCAAGCGGATTGCACGTTACTGTCGGAGATGACACGGGTAAAATATGGGTTTATGACGTCGCCGAG cATCTAGCTCATCCAAGGATTGATGAATGGAACAAGTTTTTGTACACGCAGCAGGATCTAAAAAACAACAAAGCAGATGAAGAATTGGATAAACTTAATCTTAGTTCTGGACCGTCTTCATTAACATCTATGACATCTATTTCATCAGTTCCtctgagataa